Proteins from a genomic interval of Natator depressus isolate rNatDep1 chromosome 20, rNatDep2.hap1, whole genome shotgun sequence:
- the LOC141975324 gene encoding gametocyte-specific factor 1-like: MGVLAEGPCAHGEESDTQRLAQSVLQQSFSSFSISQMDLEGNYVDALDPERLIQCPYDNDHQIRACRFPYHLIKCRKNHPEIAKQLDTCPFNARHQVPRAEISHHISSCDDKSCIEEDIVSHSNNCQGEKMNIVSMWQPPPCDEDWDRDLQEQSNSTFVWGTFSSDVNNSPGSSVIMEQKNNLTSGMRAPKSLPYSLSWKSSKYNGWWSPHAQVEMESSVTQSSLEAAAFL; the protein is encoded by the exons gaggagagtgacactcagagactggctcaaagcgtcctccaacaaagcttcagttctttcagcatcagtcaaatggatttagaaggcaactatg ttgatgctttggatccagagaggttaatacaatgtccctaCGATAATGATCATCAAATCAGGGCCTGtcggtttccctatcatcttataaagtgcaggaag aACCACCCTGAAATTGCAAAGCAGCTAGACACATGCCCCTTTAATGCCCGCCATCAGGTTCCCCGAGCTGAGATCAGCCATCATATATCAAGCTGTGATGACAAAAGCTGCATTGAGGAAGACATTG TGAGTCACTCAAATaactgccagggagagaagatgAACATTGTCAGCATGTGGCAGCCGCCCCCATGTGACGAAGATTGGGATAGAG ATCTACAGGAGCAATCAAATTCTACTTTCGTTTGGGGCACGTTCAGTAGTGACGTAAACAACAG CCCTGGGTCCAGCGTAATAATGGAACAAAAGAATAACCTAACGTCAGGCATGAGAGCACCCAAGTCCTTGCCATATAGCCTATCCTGGAAAAGCAGTAAGTACAATGGCTGGTGGTCTCCTCATGCT CAAGTGGAGATGGAGAGCTCTGTAACACAGTCCTCcctagaagcagctgcatttctgtag